In one Natronoarchaeum mannanilyticum genomic region, the following are encoded:
- a CDS encoding sugar ABC transporter permease: MPSNETRAPRSASRVPAPLRAGGARFNDWIENLSDTGFAYFVLLPVLLVFGVLAAWPVVFTLETSLFADSFSQFRGEFVGLQNYVELLTGQRDALLIRPFLDLSKPFQSILPVTMIYTVVTVVLVTALGLIQALILNKAFRGRSIVRVAVLLPWAVPIVVQGMIFYLLFIPDAGLGTQIFNDLGLIGTRPLNNSAPAMGVVALSAIWKRSAFVALIVLSGLQSIDQRLYDVGDVAGASRWEQFRLITLPQVMPLLLVAMLLSSIGSMRVYGQIDAISNCSTVPSLTCAVVGTFNGSLYGTASALAAITAALIGLVSMLYLVKFSRSNAGGL, from the coding sequence ATGCCTAGCAACGAGACACGCGCTCCGCGCTCCGCAAGCAGGGTTCCGGCGCCGCTGCGGGCCGGCGGAGCGAGGTTCAACGACTGGATCGAGAACCTCTCCGACACCGGGTTCGCGTACTTCGTGCTACTGCCGGTGCTCCTGGTCTTCGGCGTACTGGCGGCGTGGCCAGTAGTGTTCACGTTGGAGACGTCGCTGTTCGCCGACAGCTTCTCGCAGTTCAGAGGGGAGTTCGTCGGCCTCCAGAACTACGTCGAGCTGCTGACCGGGCAGCGCGACGCGCTGTTGATTCGACCGTTCCTCGACCTGAGTAAGCCGTTCCAGAGCATTCTTCCGGTCACGATGATCTACACGGTCGTGACCGTCGTACTGGTCACCGCCCTGGGTCTGATCCAGGCGCTGATCCTCAACAAGGCGTTCCGAGGGCGGTCGATCGTCCGGGTGGCCGTCTTGCTCCCGTGGGCCGTCCCGATCGTCGTTCAGGGGATGATCTTCTACCTGCTGTTCATCCCCGATGCGGGGCTCGGAACGCAGATCTTCAACGACCTCGGGCTGATCGGAACGCGTCCGCTCAACAACAGCGCGCCGGCGATGGGCGTCGTCGCGCTTTCGGCGATCTGGAAGCGCTCGGCGTTCGTCGCGCTGATCGTGCTCTCGGGGCTACAGAGCATCGATCAGCGGCTCTACGACGTCGGCGACGTCGCCGGCGCGTCGCGCTGGGAGCAGTTCCGCCTCATCACGCTGCCGCAGGTGATGCCGCTGTTGCTCGTCGCGATGCTGCTGTCGTCGATCGGATCGATGCGAGTGTACGGTCAGATCGACGCCATCAGCAACTGCAGCACCGTCCCGTCGCTGACCTGTGCGGTCGTCGGGACGTTCAACGGCAGCCTGTACGGCACCGCATCCGCGCTGGCGGCGATTACGGCGGCGCTGATCGGGCTCGTCTCGATGCTCTACCTCGTCAAGTTCAGCCGGTCGAACGCGGGTGGTCTCTAA